The following are from one region of the Mustela lutreola isolate mMusLut2 chromosome 7, mMusLut2.pri, whole genome shotgun sequence genome:
- the LOC131835437 gene encoding putative olfactory receptor 2I1, whose product MSSGMAVRRGECGEHVRALTAAAGGCVRVVTTATVRRQLCEPEPMLTDRNPADTAHRENRFPCLLSSERLTNIPAAQLRSLQNPEGGFRGQLQPPPPSKPSGSFLPQANHSTGERFLLLGFSDWPALQPGLFALVLLCYLLTLAGNSTLVLLAVRDPRLHTPMYYFLGHLALVYAGFTTSVAPALLASLCGAELWLPRAGCLAQLCTSLALGSVECLLLAVMALDRAAAVVHPLRHAELASPRRCRALACASWLGGLANSAAQSALLAARPLCAPRRLDHFICELPALLQLACGSDRDATERRMFAARVVILLLPSAVILASYSAVARAICGMRSRGGRSKALGTCGSHLTAVCLFYGSAIYTYLQPTRRYDQGRGKFVSLFYTVVTPALNPLIYTLRNKHVKGAARTLLRSVGGGQAGR is encoded by the exons ATGAGTTCTGGGATGGCAGTGCGGAGGGGCGAGTGCGGGGAACACGTCCGTGCGCTCACAGCTGCTGCAGGAGGGTGTGTGCGTGTTGTGACCACAGCGACAGTGCGGCGACAGCTGTGCGAGCCGGAGCCCATGCTCACGGACCGCAATCCGGCAGACACCGCACA CAGGGAGAATCgcttcccctgcctcctctccagtgAGCGGCTCACCAACATCCCCGCTGCACAGCTCCGGAGCCTTCAGAATCCAGAAGGCGGTTTCCGCGGCCAGCTGCAGCCACCG CCTCCTTCCAAACCCTCTGGGAGTTTCCTCCCGCAGGCCAACCACAGCACCGGGGAGCGCTTCCTCCTGCTTGGTTTCTCCGACTGGCCCGCGCTGCAGCCCGGCCTCTTCGCCCTCGTCCTGCTCTGCTACCTCCTGACCCTGGCGGGCAACTCGACCCTCGTGCTGCTGGCCGTGCGCGACCCGCGCCTGCACACACCCATGTACTACTTCCTGGGCCACCTGGCGCTGGTGTACGCGGGCTTCACCACGAGCGTGGCGCCCGCGCTGCTGGCCAGCCTGTGCGGCGCAGAGCTGTGGCTGCCCCGCGCGGGCTGCCTGGCCCAGCTGTGCACGTCGCTGGCGCTGGGCTCCGTGGAGTGCCTGCTGCTGGCGGTGATGGCGCTGGACCGCGCGGCTGCCGTCGTGCACCCGCTGCGCCACGCCGAGCTCGCCTCCCCGCGCCGGTGCCGCGCGCTGGCCTGTGCCTCCTGGCTGGGCGGCCTGGCCAACTCCGCCGCGCAGAGCGCGCTCCTGGCCGCACGGCCGCTGTGCGCGCCCCGCCGGCTGGACCACTTCATCTGCGAGCTCCCCGCGCTGCTGCAGCTGGCCTGTGGCAGTGACCGCGACGCCACCGAGCGCCGGATGTTCGCTGCGCGCGTGGTCATCCTGCTGCTGCCGTCCGCCGTCATCCTGGCCTCGTACAGCGCCGTGGCCCGCGCCATCTGCGGCATGCGCTCCCGGGGCGGCCGCAGCAAAGCGCTGGGCACGTGCGGGTCCCACCTGACCGCCGTCTGCCTCTTCTACGGCTCGGCCATCTACACCTACCTACAGCCCACGCGCCGCTACGACCAGGGCCGGGGCAAGTTCGTTTCGCTCTTCTACACCGTGGTCACCCCGGCGCTCAACCCGCTCATCTACACCCTCAGGAACAAGCACGTGAAGGGGGCCGCCAGGACGCTCCTGCgcagtgtggggggagggcaggctgggCGGTGa
- the LOC131835462 gene encoding ubiquitin D-like translates to MASGTSCLHVTVSSEGRTSMTFAANSDDTVRKIKEHVRAKTKIPVQDQVLLLGSKMLKPQRRLSSYGIDKETTIHLTLKVVTPSDEELPVTLVQSCDGGQRHLLQVRRSSSVAQVKQMIKTKTAIAPEQQIVTCNGKRLEDGKSMADYGVRRGASLWLADYCIGG, encoded by the exons ATGGCATCTGGTACTTCCTGCCTCCAT GTGACGGTCTCTTCTGAGGGAAGGACATCCATGACCTTCGCTGCTAACTCGGATGACACAGTGAGGAAGATCAAAGAACACGTCCGGGCGAAGACCAAGATTCCTGTGCAGGACCAGGTCCTGTTGCTGGGCTCCAAGATGCTGAAGCCCCAGAGGAGGCTGTCGTCTTACGGCATTGACAAGGAGACGACCATCCACCTCACTCTGAAGGTGGTGACGCCCAGTGATGAGGAGCTGCCTGTGACTCTGGTGCAGTCCTGTGATGGGGGGCAGAGGCACCTCCTCCAGGTGCGAAGGTCCAGCTCAGTGGCCCAGGTGAAACAGATGATCAAGACCAAGACCGCGATCGCGCCTGAGCAACAGATTGTGACTTGCAATGGCAAGAGGCTGGAAGATGGGAAGAGCATGGCGGATTACGGCGTCAGACGGGGCGCTTCACTCTGGCTGGCAGACTACTGCATTGGGGGGTGA